The proteins below are encoded in one region of Chaetodon trifascialis isolate fChaTrf1 chromosome 11, fChaTrf1.hap1, whole genome shotgun sequence:
- the gigyf2 gene encoding GRB10-interacting GYF protein 2 isoform X1, which yields MAETQTLNFGPEWLRALSGGGSSSGGGGSGCAVASPPLSPALPKYKLADYRYGREEMLALYVKDNKIPIDLHDKEFLPILQEEPLPPLALVSFTEEEQRNFSMSVNSAAVLRLTGRGGGPIVGAPRGRSTSRGRGRGRGDGGFYQRSFDDVEGFGRGGREMHRSQSWEERGDRRFEKPGRKDPVDAAPGHFQMNHIRGNYEDGVTGLPRKHDFTRAESENWRSSRDDQNGEDDEGGWRLAGSRRDGDRWCPPSPDGPRSAGWREHPDQRRRFPFDAREDERGYRRPRSGSGSLEDERDSLPEWCLEDADEEAGTFDSSGAFLSLKKASKEPILEEAELDFKPLEECEEGLEEEDSQPKETKETETEAKREAERNELARASEEAPPVASPVAPPVSEPQAPTQSLSQSQPSRTEESERPAERQPPLELPPEPCKVPLHIPLSNSMLESIPRTHISTTLAEVSAPSPAVQIPQQKPVEVPVAMNNPLPFPSSILAPIGRPTTVPHDTDEDEGLKHFEQEAEKMVAYLQDGVVDDDRLAAKTSEKPKPAGLPLTHEAALKWFYKDPQGEIQGPFSNQEMTEWFQAGYFTMSLLVKRGCDEVFQPLGEIMKIWGRVPFTPGPAPPPLQGDGDQERLKRQQELTALNLYQLQQLQYQYLLRQQYAQALAQQKAAALSSAPLQQQQQHQQQINLLLQQYQALKIRASESLLPPVTRSLSVPDSGSVWEMQNPSSQASCTPNLQQAPPSTAWDGSSVWDLPIDSMAQAPTIEQMQQLEKSKSAKLELERREAELRAKREEEERKRLEEALRARQEEECKRLEEEELARQKQEEALRRQREQEEAQRRQKEEEERLAQEEALRRLEERRREEEERKKREEFLRKQQEEERRKQEELEALRRREEEKRAEEEAAAAAAAAAAAAAALAQQQEEEQKRREQEAQRQQELQRQRQQQQEALRRLQQQQQQQQLAQMKLPSSSKWGQQSANALSQTQNALSLAEIQKLEEERERQAREEHRRQQQELLKLQQQQALQLAQQPQSKLSGWGSVAKQPAITKSLLEIQREEAQQMKQRKDQQPPQQHPIVTQQIRAQTRTTSLSNSVWGSVNTSSCTSWGSDSSSIWGDTHNSNMGFWDEAVKEAVQQPPQPRKGNTQKNNKGNANLSNSLSGRANKKVEEEEKLLKLFQGVSKSQQDTFMQWCEQTLHTLNTANNLDVPTFASFLKEVDSPYEVHDYVRAYLGDTPEAKDFAKQFLERRAKQNANQQKQAPQNQQQALKQQQQQQQQQQQDSVWGGTGSSSVYQSNHTSGQQQRFETVTSGKKKKKQKMVRADPSLLGFSVNASSERLNMGEIETLEDF from the exons ATGGCCGAAACCCAGACACTTAACTTTGGACCAGAATG gctcCGTGCCCTGtctggaggaggcagcagcagcggtggtgGTGGAAGCGGCTGTGCAGTTGCCTCTCCACCCCTCTCACCTGCATTGCCAAAGTATAAACTTGCAGACTATCGCTACGGGAGAGAAGAAATGTTAGCACTTTATGTAAAGGATAACAAG ATCCCTATAGACCTACACGATAAGGAGTTCCTGCCCATATTGCAAGAGGAGCCCTTGCCGCCTCTGGCACTCGTGTCTttcacagaggaggaacag AGAAATTTTTCCATGTCTGTAAACAGTGCAGCTGTACTTCGGCTGACTGGGCGAGGAGGCGGGCCGATAGTAGGGGCACCAAGAGGCCGAAGTACCTCAAGGGGTAGAG GTCggggaagaggagatggagggttTTACCAAAGAAGTTTTGATGATGTGGAAGGTTTTGGTcgtggagggagggagatgcATCGCTCCCAAAGCTGGGAAGAAAG GGGTGATAGAAGGTTTGAAAAGCCAGGTCGAAAAGACCCAG TTGATGCTGCTCCAGGACATTTTCAGATGAATCACA TCCGAGGCAACTATGAGGATGGTGTAACAGGCCTACCGAGGAAGCACGACTTCACACGTGCGGAGAGTGAGAACTGGCGTTCTTCTCGTGACGATCAGAAcggtgaggatgatgaggggggCTGGCGCCTGGCAGGTTCTCGACGGGATGGTGACCGGTGGTGCCCCCCAAGCCCAG ATGGGCCTCGATCAGCAGGGTGGCGGGAACACCCAGATCAGCGTCGTCGTTTCCCATTTGATGCAAGAGAAGACGAGCGTGGCTACAGGAGGCCACGGTCAGGCAGTGGCAGCCTGGAAGACGAGAGGGACAGCCTTCCAGAGTGGTGTCTGGAAGACGCAGACGAGGAGGCAGGCACCTTCGACTCATCAGGGGCCTTTCTCTCACTCAAG AAGGCCTCCAAGGAGCCAATCCTGGAGGAGGCGGAGCTCGACTTCAAACCCTTGGAAGAGTGTGAAGAGGgcctggaggaagaggacagtCAGCCCAAAGAGACCAAAGAAACGGAAACAGAGGCCAAGAGAGAGGCTGAACGAAATG aGTTGGCAAGAGCATCAGAAGAGGCGCCACCTGTTGCTTCACCTGTTGCTCCCCCAGTCTCAGAGCCCCAGGCTCCCACCCAGTCTCTGTCCCAGAGCCAGCCCAGTAGAACAGAAGAGTCTGAGAGGCCAGCTGAACGGCAGCCGCCCCTGGAGCTCCCACCAGAGCCCTGCAAAGTTCCCCTGCACATCCCCCTGTCCAACAGCATGCTCGAGTCCATACCCAGGACCCACATTTCTACCACTCTTGCAG AAGTATCTGCTCCATCGCCCGCTGTCCAGATACCACAGCAAAAGCCTGTGGAGGTTCCTGTGGCGATGAACAATCCTTTGCCCTTCCCGTCAAGTATATTGGCACCGATCGGCAGGCCCACCACTGTGCCACACGACACGGATGAAGATGAGGGACTGAAACACTTTGAGCAG GAGGCAGAAAAGATGGTAGCATACCTACAGGATGGTGTGGTGGATGATGACAGACTTGCAGCAAAGACTTCAGAGAAGCCCAAACCTGCAGGTCTGCCGCTCACCCACGAGGCTGCTCTCAAATGGTTCTACAAAGACCCCCAAGGGGAGATACAGG GTCCATTCAGTAACCAGGAGATGACTGAATGGTTCCAGGCTGGTTACTTCACAATGTCTCTCCTAGTCAAAAGAGGATGTGACGAAGTATTTCAGCCACTTGGAGAAATCATGAAGATATGGGGGAGAGTACCGTTCACTCCAGGCCCTGCACCTCCACCTCTACAG GGGGATGGTGACCAAGAGAGGTTGAAGAGGCAACAAGAGCTGACTGCTCTCAACCTTTACCAGTTACAGCAGCTCCAATATCAATACCTCCTCAG ACAGCAGTATGCTCAGGCCCTGGCCCAGCAGAAAGCTGCAGccctcagctcagctcctcttcagcagcagcagcaacaccaaCAGCAGATCAACCTGCTTCTACAGCAATACCAGGCTCTCAAGATAAG AGCATCTGAGAGCCTCCTACCTCCTGTTACAAGGTCCCTGTCTGTACCAGATTCTGGTTCTGTGTGGGAAATGCAGAACCCATCCTCTCAGGCTTCCTGCACACCAAACCTCCAACAAGCCCCTCCAAGCA CAGCGTGGGATGGCAGCAGCGTGTGGGATTTACCTATAGACTCCATGGCGCAGGCTCCAACCATCGAACAGATGCAGCAGTTAGAGAAGTCAAAGTCTGCAAAG TTGGAGCTGGAAAGGCGTGAGGCAGAATTGAGAgccaagagggaggaagaggagaggaaacggCTGGAGGAGGCCCTGAGGGCTCGGCAGGAGGAGGAATGCAAACGCTTGGAAGAAGAGGAGCTGGCACGCCAAAAACAG GAGGAGGCATTAAGACGGCAGCGAGAGCAAGAAGAGGCACAGCGTaggcaaaaagaggaagaggagagattGGCACAAGAGGAAGCTCTCCGTAGATTAGAAGAGAGgcggagggaagaggaggagagaaagaaacgGGAAGAGTTCCTTCGCAAACAG caggaagaggagcgcCGAAAGCAGGAGGAACTTGAAGCATTGAGGAGGCGTGAGGAGGAGAAGCGGGCGGAGGaagaggcagcagctgctgcagcggcagctgctgcagcggcAGCTGCTCTGGCCCaacaacaggaggaggagcagaagagaagagagcaggaggcccaaagacagcaggagctgcagagacagaggcagcagcaacaggaggcCCTCAGGAGactccaacaacagcagcagcagcagcagctcgccCAAATGAAG CTTCCATCCTCTTCAAAGTGGGGCCAGCAGTCAGCCAACGCTCTCAGCCAGACTCAGAACGCCCTGTCACTGGCTGAGATCCAGAAactggaagaggagagagagcgacaggCACGGGAGGAG CATCGACGTCAGCAACAAGAGCTCCtgaagctacagcagcagcaggccttGCAGCTGGCTCAGCAGCCCCAGTCCAAGCTGTCTGGTTGGGGTAGTGTGGCCAAACAGCCAGCAATTACCAAATCTTTGCTGGAGATTCAAAGGGAAGAAGCCCAGCAGATGAAACAGCGGAAGGATCAGCAGCCACCACAACAACATCCCATCGTCACCCAACAGATCCGCGCTCAGACCAGAACT ACATCTCTCAGTAACTCAGTGTGGGGGTCTGTGAACACCAGCTCCTGCACTAGTTGGGGCTCAGACTCCAGCAGTATCTGGGGTGACACCCACAACTCCAACATGGGCTTCTGGGATGAAGCTGTGAAAGAGGCTGTCCAGCAACCTCCGCAACCCAggaaaggaaacacacagaagaacaacAAAGGAAACGCCAACCTCAG TAACTCTTTGAGTGGACGGGCCAATAAGAAggtagaagaggaggagaagctgctaAAGTTATTTCAAGGGGTCAGTAAGAGCCAGCAGGACACCTTCATGCAATGGTGTGAGCAAACTCTGCACACCCTCAACACAGCCAACAACCTGGATG TTCCCACGTTTGCATCCTTCCTGAAAGAAGTGGACTCTCCATATGAGGTGCACGACTATGTCAGGGCCTATCTGGGGGACACTCCCGAGGCCAAGGACTTTGCCAAGCAGTTCCTGGAACGTCGTGCCAAACAGAACGCTAACCAACAGAAACAGGCACCACAGAACCAACAGCAGGccctcaagcagcagcagcaacagcagcagcagcagcagcag GATTCTGTATGGGGTGGAACAGGGTCTTCGTCGGTCTACCAGTCGAACCATACGAGCGGCCAGCAGCAGCGCTTTGAGACCGTCACCtcagggaagaagaaaaagaagcagaagatgGTCCGCGCAGACCCCAGCCTTCTAG gTTTTTCTGTGAATGCGTCATCTGAGAGATTGAATATGGGAGAGATTGAGACTTTGGAGGACTTTTAA
- the gigyf2 gene encoding GRB10-interacting GYF protein 2 isoform X2, with product MAETQTLNFGPEWLRALSGGGSSSGGGGSGCAVASPPLSPALPKYKLADYRYGREEMLALYVKDNKIPIDLHDKEFLPILQEEPLPPLALVSFTEEEQRNFSMSVNSAAVLRLTGRGGGPIVGAPRGRSTSRGRGRGRGDGGFYQRSFDDVEGFGRGGREMHRSQSWEERGDRRFEKPGRKDPVDAAPGHFQMNHIRGNYEDGVTGLPRKHDFTRAESENWRSSRDDQNGEDDEGGWRLAGSRRDGDRWCPPSPDGPRSAGWREHPDQRRRFPFDAREDERGYRRPRSGSGSLEDERDSLPEWCLEDADEEAGTFDSSGAFLSLKKASKEPILEEAELDFKPLEECEEGLEEEDSQPKETKETETEAKREAERNELARASEEAPPVASPVAPPVSEPQAPTQSLSQSQPSRTEESERPAERQPPLELPPEPCKVPLHIPLSNSMLESIPRTHISTTLAEVSAPSPAVQIPQQKPVEVPVAMNNPLPFPSSILAPIGRPTTVPHDTDEDEGLKHFEQEAEKMVAYLQDGVVDDDRLAAKTSEKPKPAGLPLTHEAALKWFYKDPQGEIQGPFSNQEMTEWFQAGYFTMSLLVKRGCDEVFQPLGEIMKIWGRVPFTPGPAPPPLQGDGDQERLKRQQELTALNLYQLQQLQYQYLLRQQYAQALAQQKAAALSSAPLQQQQQHQQQINLLLQQYQALKIRASESLLPPVTRSLSVPDSGSVWEMQNPSSQASCTPNLQQAPPSTWDGSSVWDLPIDSMAQAPTIEQMQQLEKSKSAKLELERREAELRAKREEEERKRLEEALRARQEEECKRLEEEELARQKQEEALRRQREQEEAQRRQKEEEERLAQEEALRRLEERRREEEERKKREEFLRKQQEEERRKQEELEALRRREEEKRAEEEAAAAAAAAAAAAAALAQQQEEEQKRREQEAQRQQELQRQRQQQQEALRRLQQQQQQQQLAQMKLPSSSKWGQQSANALSQTQNALSLAEIQKLEEERERQAREEHRRQQQELLKLQQQQALQLAQQPQSKLSGWGSVAKQPAITKSLLEIQREEAQQMKQRKDQQPPQQHPIVTQQIRAQTRTTSLSNSVWGSVNTSSCTSWGSDSSSIWGDTHNSNMGFWDEAVKEAVQQPPQPRKGNTQKNNKGNANLSNSLSGRANKKVEEEEKLLKLFQGVSKSQQDTFMQWCEQTLHTLNTANNLDVPTFASFLKEVDSPYEVHDYVRAYLGDTPEAKDFAKQFLERRAKQNANQQKQAPQNQQQALKQQQQQQQQQQQDSVWGGTGSSSVYQSNHTSGQQQRFETVTSGKKKKKQKMVRADPSLLGFSVNASSERLNMGEIETLEDF from the exons ATGGCCGAAACCCAGACACTTAACTTTGGACCAGAATG gctcCGTGCCCTGtctggaggaggcagcagcagcggtggtgGTGGAAGCGGCTGTGCAGTTGCCTCTCCACCCCTCTCACCTGCATTGCCAAAGTATAAACTTGCAGACTATCGCTACGGGAGAGAAGAAATGTTAGCACTTTATGTAAAGGATAACAAG ATCCCTATAGACCTACACGATAAGGAGTTCCTGCCCATATTGCAAGAGGAGCCCTTGCCGCCTCTGGCACTCGTGTCTttcacagaggaggaacag AGAAATTTTTCCATGTCTGTAAACAGTGCAGCTGTACTTCGGCTGACTGGGCGAGGAGGCGGGCCGATAGTAGGGGCACCAAGAGGCCGAAGTACCTCAAGGGGTAGAG GTCggggaagaggagatggagggttTTACCAAAGAAGTTTTGATGATGTGGAAGGTTTTGGTcgtggagggagggagatgcATCGCTCCCAAAGCTGGGAAGAAAG GGGTGATAGAAGGTTTGAAAAGCCAGGTCGAAAAGACCCAG TTGATGCTGCTCCAGGACATTTTCAGATGAATCACA TCCGAGGCAACTATGAGGATGGTGTAACAGGCCTACCGAGGAAGCACGACTTCACACGTGCGGAGAGTGAGAACTGGCGTTCTTCTCGTGACGATCAGAAcggtgaggatgatgaggggggCTGGCGCCTGGCAGGTTCTCGACGGGATGGTGACCGGTGGTGCCCCCCAAGCCCAG ATGGGCCTCGATCAGCAGGGTGGCGGGAACACCCAGATCAGCGTCGTCGTTTCCCATTTGATGCAAGAGAAGACGAGCGTGGCTACAGGAGGCCACGGTCAGGCAGTGGCAGCCTGGAAGACGAGAGGGACAGCCTTCCAGAGTGGTGTCTGGAAGACGCAGACGAGGAGGCAGGCACCTTCGACTCATCAGGGGCCTTTCTCTCACTCAAG AAGGCCTCCAAGGAGCCAATCCTGGAGGAGGCGGAGCTCGACTTCAAACCCTTGGAAGAGTGTGAAGAGGgcctggaggaagaggacagtCAGCCCAAAGAGACCAAAGAAACGGAAACAGAGGCCAAGAGAGAGGCTGAACGAAATG aGTTGGCAAGAGCATCAGAAGAGGCGCCACCTGTTGCTTCACCTGTTGCTCCCCCAGTCTCAGAGCCCCAGGCTCCCACCCAGTCTCTGTCCCAGAGCCAGCCCAGTAGAACAGAAGAGTCTGAGAGGCCAGCTGAACGGCAGCCGCCCCTGGAGCTCCCACCAGAGCCCTGCAAAGTTCCCCTGCACATCCCCCTGTCCAACAGCATGCTCGAGTCCATACCCAGGACCCACATTTCTACCACTCTTGCAG AAGTATCTGCTCCATCGCCCGCTGTCCAGATACCACAGCAAAAGCCTGTGGAGGTTCCTGTGGCGATGAACAATCCTTTGCCCTTCCCGTCAAGTATATTGGCACCGATCGGCAGGCCCACCACTGTGCCACACGACACGGATGAAGATGAGGGACTGAAACACTTTGAGCAG GAGGCAGAAAAGATGGTAGCATACCTACAGGATGGTGTGGTGGATGATGACAGACTTGCAGCAAAGACTTCAGAGAAGCCCAAACCTGCAGGTCTGCCGCTCACCCACGAGGCTGCTCTCAAATGGTTCTACAAAGACCCCCAAGGGGAGATACAGG GTCCATTCAGTAACCAGGAGATGACTGAATGGTTCCAGGCTGGTTACTTCACAATGTCTCTCCTAGTCAAAAGAGGATGTGACGAAGTATTTCAGCCACTTGGAGAAATCATGAAGATATGGGGGAGAGTACCGTTCACTCCAGGCCCTGCACCTCCACCTCTACAG GGGGATGGTGACCAAGAGAGGTTGAAGAGGCAACAAGAGCTGACTGCTCTCAACCTTTACCAGTTACAGCAGCTCCAATATCAATACCTCCTCAG ACAGCAGTATGCTCAGGCCCTGGCCCAGCAGAAAGCTGCAGccctcagctcagctcctcttcagcagcagcagcaacaccaaCAGCAGATCAACCTGCTTCTACAGCAATACCAGGCTCTCAAGATAAG AGCATCTGAGAGCCTCCTACCTCCTGTTACAAGGTCCCTGTCTGTACCAGATTCTGGTTCTGTGTGGGAAATGCAGAACCCATCCTCTCAGGCTTCCTGCACACCAAACCTCCAACAAGCCCCTCCAAGCA CGTGGGATGGCAGCAGCGTGTGGGATTTACCTATAGACTCCATGGCGCAGGCTCCAACCATCGAACAGATGCAGCAGTTAGAGAAGTCAAAGTCTGCAAAG TTGGAGCTGGAAAGGCGTGAGGCAGAATTGAGAgccaagagggaggaagaggagaggaaacggCTGGAGGAGGCCCTGAGGGCTCGGCAGGAGGAGGAATGCAAACGCTTGGAAGAAGAGGAGCTGGCACGCCAAAAACAG GAGGAGGCATTAAGACGGCAGCGAGAGCAAGAAGAGGCACAGCGTaggcaaaaagaggaagaggagagattGGCACAAGAGGAAGCTCTCCGTAGATTAGAAGAGAGgcggagggaagaggaggagagaaagaaacgGGAAGAGTTCCTTCGCAAACAG caggaagaggagcgcCGAAAGCAGGAGGAACTTGAAGCATTGAGGAGGCGTGAGGAGGAGAAGCGGGCGGAGGaagaggcagcagctgctgcagcggcagctgctgcagcggcAGCTGCTCTGGCCCaacaacaggaggaggagcagaagagaagagagcaggaggcccaaagacagcaggagctgcagagacagaggcagcagcaacaggaggcCCTCAGGAGactccaacaacagcagcagcagcagcagctcgccCAAATGAAG CTTCCATCCTCTTCAAAGTGGGGCCAGCAGTCAGCCAACGCTCTCAGCCAGACTCAGAACGCCCTGTCACTGGCTGAGATCCAGAAactggaagaggagagagagcgacaggCACGGGAGGAG CATCGACGTCAGCAACAAGAGCTCCtgaagctacagcagcagcaggccttGCAGCTGGCTCAGCAGCCCCAGTCCAAGCTGTCTGGTTGGGGTAGTGTGGCCAAACAGCCAGCAATTACCAAATCTTTGCTGGAGATTCAAAGGGAAGAAGCCCAGCAGATGAAACAGCGGAAGGATCAGCAGCCACCACAACAACATCCCATCGTCACCCAACAGATCCGCGCTCAGACCAGAACT ACATCTCTCAGTAACTCAGTGTGGGGGTCTGTGAACACCAGCTCCTGCACTAGTTGGGGCTCAGACTCCAGCAGTATCTGGGGTGACACCCACAACTCCAACATGGGCTTCTGGGATGAAGCTGTGAAAGAGGCTGTCCAGCAACCTCCGCAACCCAggaaaggaaacacacagaagaacaacAAAGGAAACGCCAACCTCAG TAACTCTTTGAGTGGACGGGCCAATAAGAAggtagaagaggaggagaagctgctaAAGTTATTTCAAGGGGTCAGTAAGAGCCAGCAGGACACCTTCATGCAATGGTGTGAGCAAACTCTGCACACCCTCAACACAGCCAACAACCTGGATG TTCCCACGTTTGCATCCTTCCTGAAAGAAGTGGACTCTCCATATGAGGTGCACGACTATGTCAGGGCCTATCTGGGGGACACTCCCGAGGCCAAGGACTTTGCCAAGCAGTTCCTGGAACGTCGTGCCAAACAGAACGCTAACCAACAGAAACAGGCACCACAGAACCAACAGCAGGccctcaagcagcagcagcaacagcagcagcagcagcagcag GATTCTGTATGGGGTGGAACAGGGTCTTCGTCGGTCTACCAGTCGAACCATACGAGCGGCCAGCAGCAGCGCTTTGAGACCGTCACCtcagggaagaagaaaaagaagcagaagatgGTCCGCGCAGACCCCAGCCTTCTAG gTTTTTCTGTGAATGCGTCATCTGAGAGATTGAATATGGGAGAGATTGAGACTTTGGAGGACTTTTAA